In Streptantibioticus cattleyicolor NRRL 8057 = DSM 46488, a genomic segment contains:
- a CDS encoding MarR family winged helix-turn-helix transcriptional regulator has protein sequence MATQEQCAELVRHFSGLSAVSRGLGRALPPECPPASVAVLTLLARYGEMRTGRLSERLGVDMSVTSRHVAYLADRGWIDRHPDPQDKRSRLLRLTPLGEQALREASDRIAEALADFLRDWTDEDVSQLATLMARLRASFGDCRPRAAHPNASRTGG, from the coding sequence ATGGCGACGCAGGAGCAGTGCGCGGAGCTGGTACGGCATTTCAGCGGACTGAGCGCGGTCAGCAGAGGGCTCGGCCGCGCGTTGCCGCCGGAGTGCCCACCCGCCTCGGTGGCGGTCCTGACCCTGCTCGCCCGGTACGGCGAGATGCGGACGGGCCGGCTGTCCGAGCGGCTGGGGGTGGACATGTCGGTGACCAGCCGGCACGTCGCCTATCTCGCGGACCGCGGGTGGATCGACCGCCACCCCGACCCACAAGACAAAAGATCACGGCTGCTGCGGCTGACGCCCCTCGGTGAACAGGCGCTGCGCGAGGCGTCCGACCGGATCGCCGAGGCGCTCGCCGACTTCCTCCGGGACTGGACCGACGAGGACGTCTCGCAGCTCGCCACGCTCATGGCCCGGCTGCGCGCCAGCTTCGGGGACTGCCGGCCACGAGCGGCCCACCCGAACGCGTCCCGCACCGGCGGCTGA